The proteins below are encoded in one region of Carettochelys insculpta isolate YL-2023 chromosome 14, ASM3395843v1, whole genome shotgun sequence:
- the ST3GAL2 gene encoding CMP-N-acetylneuraminate-beta-galactosamide-alpha-2,3-sialyltransferase 2: protein MKFSLRFWFLSTAFLLVFVMSLLFTYSHPSLAYLDPGGPGGIHRVKLVPGYARSQRLRKGGLLREGCGCRRCSEEAGASAWFNSHYDGSISPVWTKENMDLPLDVQRWWMMLQPQFKSHNVNEVLEKLFKIVPGENPYGSRDPRECRRCAVVGNSGNLRSSGYGREIDGHDFIMRMNQAPTVGFETDVGSRTTHHFMYPESARNLPANVSFVLVPFKALDLLWIASALSTGQIRFTYAPVKPFLRVDKEKVQIYNPAFFKYIHDRWTEHHGRYPSTGMLVLFFALHVCDEVNVFGFGADSRGNWHHYWENNRYAGEFRKTGVHDADFEAHIIDMLAKTGKVEVYRGN, encoded by the exons aTGAAGTTCTCCCTGCGGTTCTGGTTCCTCTCCACCGCCTTCCTGCTGGTGTTCGTCATGTCGCTGCTCTTCACCTACTCGCACCCCAGCCTGGCCTACCTGGACCCCGGTGGCCCGGGCGGCATCCACCGGGTGAAGCTGGTGCCTGGCTACGCCAGATCGCAGCGCCTCCGCAAGGGCGGGCTCCTTAGGGAGGGCTGCGGCTGCCGCAGGTGCTCAGAGGAGGCGGGGGCCTCGGCGTGGTTCAACAGCCACTATGATGGCAGCATTTCCCCTGTGTGGACCAAGGAGAACATGGACCTCCCGCTGGATGTCCAGAGGTGGTGGATG atgctgcagccccagttcaagtCCCACAACGTGAACGAAGTCCTGGAAAAGCTCTTCAAGATCGTGCCCGGCGAGAACCCCTATGGCTCCCGCGACCCCCGAGAGTGCCGGCGCTGTGCCGTGGTGGGCAACTCGGGCAACCTGCGCAGCTCAGGCTACGGGCGCGAGATCGACGGGCACGACTTCATCATGAG GATGAACCAGGCCCCCACGGTGGGGTTTGAGACTGACGTTGGGAGCAGGACCACCCACCACTTCATGTACCCGGAGAGTGCCAGGAACCTGCCTGCCAACGTCAGCTTCGTGCTGGTGCCCTTCAAAGCCCTGGACCTGCTGTGGATCGCCAGTGCCCTGTCCACGGGGCAGATCCGATT CACCTATGCCCCGGTGAAGCCCTTCCTTCGTGTGGACAAGGAGAAG GTTCAGATCTACAATCCAGCCTTCTTCAAATACATTCACGACCGGTGGACCGAGCACCATGGCCGCTACCCCTCCACAGGGATGCTGGTGCTGTTCTTCGCACTTCACGTGTGTGATGAG gtgaacgTCTTCGGCTTCGGGGCTGACAGCCGGGGCAACTGGCACCATTACTGGGAGAACAATCGCTACGCTGGGGAGTTCCGGAAGACCGGGGTGCATGATGCAGACTTTGAGGCACATATCATTGACATGCTGGCAAAAACTGGCAAGGTGGAGGTTTACCGCGGCAACTGA